The genomic segment CCGCCTCCTTCCACAGCGTACTGGGCAAGGATTTTTCGGCTTACTTGAGTTACAAGCGCGCGCTGGGCCGAAAATTTGATACTGAAGAGCTCGCCTTGCAATTATTCGATCGCTTTTTGGTCGAGGAACGGGTGAGTGATGCGGCGTTAGTGCAACCGGCGTTGATTGAGGCCTTTCTCGCTTCGCGGCCACGCACTCGCCCACGCAGCTATAACCACCTCTTGGGGGTGCTCCGCTGCTTTTTTGCCTGGCAGGTGGCCCAGGAGCGGCTAGCGCATTCTCCGGTTCGTGCTCACCCTCAGCCGGTGACTTCCCAGCTTAAACCCTTCCTGTTCGAACCGGCTCAGGTGGAAGACATCCTGACGTTGGCGTCACAGCTTCCGGACAATTCCCGGGCACCCTGTCGTGGCATGGTCTACCGAACAATCTTCTCGCTGATGTACGGTTTGGGCCTGCGTGTCGGCGAGATTGTGCATCTTCGGTATCGCGACGTCGATTGCCAGCGCAGCCTTCTGGTGATCGACAAGAGCAAGTTTGGCAAGACGCGTTTGGTCCCCTTTGGCCCGCGCATGGCGCAACAGATCGCTGTCTATCTACAGTTTGGCGTTGATCGGTATGGGCCATGGCAGCCGGATGATCCGGTATTTTCTTTCAGCTTTTTCCCAGAGCGCAAGCCAATGCGTATTGAGACGGTCAGTCAGACATTTCACCACTTGATACTGAAGATGGATCCGTACGTGCCACCTGGCGTACGCCAACCTCATCTGCACTGCCTGCGCCATTCCTTCGCGGTCGCAACTCTGCTCCGCTGGTATCGCACCGGCGTGGATCCCAATCAACGGCTCTTTCATCTATCAACCTTCATGGGCCATGCCGACCCGGCATCGACTGCCTGGTATCTGACCATCACCGAAGCACTGCTCCGGGAGGCGAGCCAACGGTTCGAGCGATTCGCCGATCCCCGCAGAGAGGAGGAGCTATCATGACGGATCAATTGGGGCGTCTCGTCTTTGCCTTCGTAGAGGATCACCTTAAATGCCAACGGGGGCTGCGCCCGGCCAGTATCCGAAGTTATAAGGAGAGCCTGCGCCTGTTCTTGCAATTCGCTGCAAAGGATAAGCATTGCCGGATCACCCGCTTGGAACTGGCTGATCTCACTGGCGAGCGAGTGCGCCATTTTTTGCAACACCTTGAACAGGAACGTGGTAATGGGGTTAGAACCCGAAACCAGCGCCTGGCGGCGCTGCATACCTTCTTCGAGTATCTTGCCGGCCGTGAGCCCTGCGTGCTCGGGGAAGCACAGCAAATTGCTTCCATTCCCGTCAAACGCTGGCAACCGGGCGAGACTCTGTATCTCGAACGCGACGAGATTAATGCTCTGTTCGCTGCCTTGCCCACCGACCACCCTCAGGCTCTGCGCGACCAAGCCTTGCTTCGCTTCCTTTATAACACCGGAGCACGCGTACAGGAGGTAGCGGATCTGCGCGCAACGCACCTGGAACTCGGTTCTGAGCCCCGAGTACGGCTGCATGGTAAAGGTGACAAATGGCGTACCTGTCCTTTGTGGACGCGAACGGCGGGTCTGATGCAGGACTTACTGGAGCAAAATCGGCAACGACGCCACTCCAATGACGCTGTCTTCCTAGCCCGCAACAGTGCGCCGCTGACCAGATTTGGTATCTACAAGATCGTGCGGCGTCATACCGTCAAGGTGGTGAAGAAAAGCGCAGATGGCACAGTGCGGCACATCTCACCCCATGTCTTACGCCACACGACGGCCGTGCATTTGCTTGAAGCAGGTGTCGAGGTCAACGTCATCCGCGCCTGGCTTGGACACGTCAGTTTGGAGACCACCAACCGATACGCCGAGATCACCCTCCGAATGAAAGTGGACGCGCTCCGCACCTGTGAGCCTATTTGGGATTCTCCGGCGGAGTCCCACCGAAAGCCAGTATGGCGATCCAATTCCGAGCTGCTGCAATGGCTGGAATCCCTGTGATCGTTATGTGCCCCAGTGCAAGGGGGCCTCCCTATGGTTTCAAGGTCTTCCAAAGTGAACGAAACATAATGGGATAGGGAACATAATCCGGATTATGTGCCGGGACACATAATCCGGCACCACCAGTTCCGGCACGCCGCCCAGGAACTCGAAGGCCCGGATATGGGAGCCAATCCAGTCTGGCAGCGACTGGCTCCAGGTGGCTTCGGCATAGGTGTAGTTGGACGCGCCCATAACGGCCACAAAGACTTGCGCCTCGTGGATTTCTCCAGTGGTGCGATCAATAATGGGCACGGTCTGGCCCGCATAGTCCACGAACAGCTTCTCACCGGCCCGATGGTCCTGGCGCATCACCAGATCCAGCTTGCCCCGCCAGGCCCGGTAGTGCTCGCAGAACCAGCTGTACTGATAGCCATCGGGGTTGGCTTGCCGATATTCCTGCCAGAGCAGGAACAGTGTGACGTTCTTGCCCCGGAGCTCATCGTGGATCCGCTGCCAGTCCGGAATGCCTCGGGCCTGTGCCGGCAGATCCGGTGGTGGCGGGAACAGCCGTTGCTCCAGTTGGGCCTCGTCCAAGTCCGCTGGCAACGGCCAGCTCAAACCGGCCTCAGCTGTGCGGCGCAGGTATTCGCTCACGGTCGGGCGGCTGACGCCGCAGGCCGCCGCAACCTGACGATTGCTCAGCCCTCGCTCCCACTTGAGGCGAAGGACTTCTTTGATTTTACGCATGGATAACCTCTTCGCTGGCATCTGGCCCTCTCCGGATGAAAAGGAGCAGAGTACCGTTAGTTATCCCGCGCCGGACGTTTTGATGGGGAAATCAGGCAGCCTGCCGGGGTGGCAGCTTTGCCGTGGAATCAGTGGCAGCTTTCGCGTGGAATGGGTGGCAGGCTTCGTCTGGAATCAGTGGCAACCTTGGTCTGGAATACGCATGTACGAGCGTGGCTTTCTCCCAGAACGTCCGTTCCGGAGATAGAACCACGACCTCACTGCTCGGATAGACCAGGCCTTGCGTTAGCTCGGCGATGTACGGGGAGACCGTATGAATTTCGTTGGGATCGATAACGTTCCTGCCACCCAGCTCAATGAGTACCTGGGAACGGATGTATTCGCCAGTGCCCTCTACAACCGATGGGTAAGTGACCCAGATCTTTTCACCGCCATCGTCCAACTCAACGGTATGCTGCTCAGCCGTTGGCAATTTGGCCAGCTCACTTTCGAGGTATGGAACGACCACTTCGCTCGCATAGGCCAGGACATAACTTTTCAGTCGGTCACTGAACTGCTTGGTTTTGGTCCGACTCACTCCCTCCGCGAAAGGATCAAAGCCCTCCTCGAAGGCCCGGTAATCCAGCGTGACATCTACGTCCTCGGAAAAGCGATCAATCACACCGTAAACCTTGGAGAGCGATGTACCTCCCTTGAAAGCCATAGGATGTGCGCCGGGCATGGAGAATAGAGCCTGCAAGGTCCAGCAGACCCATATATCCTTCTCCAGCACCGAAGCCCCGCGAGCCAGTTGAGGCGCAACAGTTTGAAGGATATCGCTTTGTTCTTCTGCGGACAGTTCGAGAAACACCTGCTCAGCCATGGACACGCCCTGTCTCATATTGCCTGAACGCCTCGCTCATCCACGCCGGCATACGTGAGGAAAGCAGCGTCTCGAACTCTTCTTCGCTCAGTCCTTCCTGGATCCGCTTCACTACCTCGGTGCTGATATTGTTTTTACCCAGATACCAAAGCGCGGAAAGGGCCAAACCCGGCTTCTTGCCTGCATGCTGAAGCTTCCTCTGACTGCTGGTGTGCATGAGCTTCACCTTAAGGTTTCCGATGCGAATTTCACGGGTAGGTCCATTGGTGTAGTAGACCGGTGTCGTTGGCATCTGAGTACTAAGCTTGAAGCGGCGAGCCGCTTCCGCCCCATGGACCTGAACGGTCTCTCCATGATCTCTCGCGATCACCTCGACCACGCGCGAAACATCCGGCACAACATTGCCGACAAACCGGTTTTGTTTGGGACGGACGAAAACACCCCGTGCGACCCGCTGGATAGCGCCTCCTTCCACGAGCCTGGACAGGGCTTTGTCGACAGCAGCACGCGATCCCAACCTCAGGAAACGGCTGTTGGTAAACGGTTCGCCTTGCGGAACTTTGGCGATCTGGCGCTGAACAGACTCTGTAACGGACATGGCATTCACCTCTAAACGATTGTCAGAAAAACTACCACTTTTTCTGACATAGTTCAAGATATGATCGGCCCTTGCCTAAAACGACTGCGACACGACATGCGC from the Marinobacter sp. LQ44 genome contains:
- a CDS encoding DUF6088 family protein, with product MSVTESVQRQIAKVPQGEPFTNSRFLRLGSRAAVDKALSRLVEGGAIQRVARGVFVRPKQNRFVGNVVPDVSRVVEVIARDHGETVQVHGAEAARRFKLSTQMPTTPVYYTNGPTREIRIGNLKVKLMHTSSQRKLQHAGKKPGLALSALWYLGKNNISTEVVKRIQEGLSEEEFETLLSSRMPAWMSEAFRQYETGRVHG
- a CDS encoding tyrosine-type recombinase/integrase encodes the protein MTDQLGRLVFAFVEDHLKCQRGLRPASIRSYKESLRLFLQFAAKDKHCRITRLELADLTGERVRHFLQHLEQERGNGVRTRNQRLAALHTFFEYLAGREPCVLGEAQQIASIPVKRWQPGETLYLERDEINALFAALPTDHPQALRDQALLRFLYNTGARVQEVADLRATHLELGSEPRVRLHGKGDKWRTCPLWTRTAGLMQDLLEQNRQRRHSNDAVFLARNSAPLTRFGIYKIVRRHTVKVVKKSADGTVRHISPHVLRHTTAVHLLEAGVEVNVIRAWLGHVSLETTNRYAEITLRMKVDALRTCEPIWDSPAESHRKPVWRSNSELLQWLESL
- a CDS encoding tyrosine-type recombinase/integrase; protein product: MTASFHSVLGKDFSAYLSYKRALGRKFDTEELALQLFDRFLVEERVSDAALVQPALIEAFLASRPRTRPRSYNHLLGVLRCFFAWQVAQERLAHSPVRAHPQPVTSQLKPFLFEPAQVEDILTLASQLPDNSRAPCRGMVYRTIFSLMYGLGLRVGEIVHLRYRDVDCQRSLLVIDKSKFGKTRLVPFGPRMAQQIAVYLQFGVDRYGPWQPDDPVFSFSFFPERKPMRIETVSQTFHHLILKMDPYVPPGVRQPHLHCLRHSFAVATLLRWYRTGVDPNQRLFHLSTFMGHADPASTAWYLTITEALLREASQRFERFADPRREEELS
- a CDS encoding nucleotidyl transferase AbiEii/AbiGii toxin family protein, with the protein product MRQGVSMAEQVFLELSAEEQSDILQTVAPQLARGASVLEKDIWVCWTLQALFSMPGAHPMAFKGGTSLSKVYGVIDRFSEDVDVTLDYRAFEEGFDPFAEGVSRTKTKQFSDRLKSYVLAYASEVVVPYLESELAKLPTAEQHTVELDDGGEKIWVTYPSVVEGTGEYIRSQVLIELGGRNVIDPNEIHTVSPYIAELTQGLVYPSSEVVVLSPERTFWEKATLVHAYSRPRLPLIPDEACHPFHAKAATDSTAKLPPRQAA